One genomic window of Candidatus Nitrosopumilus sediminis includes the following:
- a CDS encoding cation diffusion facilitator family transporter encodes MFVQRTRVLQISLLAIFSAFLVELIFGLISNSLALITDSIHALLDSVVTVVLLLAARWAIKPPDEEHTYGHGKIESLGGLIGGIAIFLIACFFIYESINRLQSPPPSILPGLFAIIGGIYTIGVDFFRIILLKKSIKKIGGATLKADFYHAFMDLGSTLVAIIGIVLVAYGLYFGDFVAALILGVLLAILSIKLVYKTALDLTDVISPELVKKVREISLSTEGVVDVGSILMRKSGDTIFADVTISLRGDTSFDKAHEISDGVERNIKNKISNASTTIHFEPNWEDVPLDAKILDIVKNVEGVKGVHNVSTHKTKGKTYSNLHVMVDREINLSSAHKISEIVEQKIQEQIPEVFHATIHLEPFVTVPKNFNVEDIETEKRIKAILEKYPDIKKIGRILSLKFENILKIDIDCSFDKDLPIEKVHDLTSEIEHIIRTEIKNSVITIHPEPY; translated from the coding sequence ATATTTGTTCAAAGGACCAGAGTGTTACAAATTTCACTTTTAGCCATTTTTTCAGCATTTTTAGTAGAATTAATTTTTGGTTTAATTTCAAACAGTCTTGCATTAATTACAGACAGTATTCACGCTTTGTTAGACAGTGTAGTTACGGTTGTCTTATTGTTAGCAGCAAGATGGGCAATAAAGCCCCCAGATGAAGAACATACGTATGGTCATGGAAAGATTGAGTCGCTAGGAGGATTAATTGGAGGAATAGCAATTTTTCTGATTGCTTGTTTTTTCATTTACGAATCAATCAACAGATTGCAAAGCCCACCACCAAGTATCTTGCCAGGATTGTTTGCAATTATAGGCGGTATTTACACAATAGGTGTTGACTTTTTTAGAATAATTCTTCTAAAGAAATCTATTAAAAAAATTGGTGGCGCTACACTAAAAGCAGATTTTTATCATGCATTCATGGATCTTGGTTCGACTTTAGTTGCAATTATAGGAATTGTTTTAGTTGCATATGGATTGTATTTTGGAGACTTTGTTGCAGCATTAATTTTAGGGGTATTATTAGCAATACTTAGCATTAAACTAGTATACAAAACAGCATTAGATTTGACGGATGTAATTTCTCCAGAACTTGTAAAAAAAGTTAGAGAGATTTCATTATCAACTGAAGGAGTAGTTGATGTAGGATCAATACTCATGAGAAAATCAGGAGATACAATTTTTGCAGATGTTACCATCTCATTAAGAGGAGATACAAGTTTTGATAAAGCTCATGAGATTAGCGATGGTGTAGAGAGAAACATAAAAAATAAAATTTCAAATGCGTCTACTACAATACATTTTGAACCTAATTGGGAGGATGTCCCATTAGATGCAAAAATCTTGGATATTGTAAAAAATGTAGAGGGAGTTAAAGGGGTTCATAATGTCAGTACACATAAAACAAAAGGGAAAACATATTCTAATCTACACGTAATGGTAGATAGAGAAATTAATCTTTCATCTGCTCATAAAATTTCTGAAATAGTTGAACAAAAAATTCAAGAGCAGATTCCAGAAGTATTTCATGCCACTATCCATTTGGAGCCATTTGTAACGGTTCCAAAAAATTTCAATGTTGAGGATATTGAAACAGAGAAAAGAATTAAGGCAATATTAGAAAAATATCCAGACATTAAGAAAATTGGAAGAATATTATCATTGAAGTTTGAGAATATTCTCAAAATAGATATAGACTGTTCATTTGACAAAGATTTACCAATTGAAAAAGTTCATGATTTGACATCTGAAATTGAGCATATTATTAGAACAGAGATAAAAAATTCTGTAATTACGATACACCCAGAGCCATATTAG
- a CDS encoding peptidase, which translates to MSLFAIFSIILIIPVIEVEASSNPNLFVSAENPQFDNHFSGSMVIEVVVIDPNLSDTGEGKGEPDVTINGKSLRMVQATDGSWYAYFANVDKARNADSTVSENGEGLDFGVFCSRNTSSSVIGISLSETDGFAVPRSTPDSTDGTSSFTSCTGSPSGTIWNNVVRNAKSINTNSNVPSGQIGLDPNAWPLIQLYSFNDVTIQYNPAGQSQQVLLEYDEIPNISMSLDRALYPENAEVFLLVNDFQLNQDPTDEDSWTFDVGSTPSVFYQAYDNSGSDSANGGSGLVDLDPYLSSIGFEDNGQLSIFKNSVLELQSNNEQPDTSVSNGPVTYSEIITLVEDGPNSGIFDTGDDNDQSVLKILNDAPRGQAGSITYNKKSISVLTGSSSANVSLGDPTLTIGDGSQSLKPGSEFPVILVDSDQNINSDSRDHLDVYRASALIPSITIGNPITLGNAQNVLFHTSSLPTGDDANSSMPDSNSDRLYIDTSNVANASYEIISLNLGISASTLASTLIDVSESDTLGTNWINYDLRSLKNDLGITDFTDTSFSLYFGTLTGSSITIVDAGEISSSKGFIQMDDSDVADISDQSGTVFLVIDFDSSDDDSGMIFVSDERNKQPIVFDLFSFGLENDVSINNSIYRFELEETQDNSSTFEGTFEYAVANQLNILDPNFIQTIQTIDDQIKIIITDRLIDEEGLTISYSDLDEVGVFTTTSTKSDAATNSGVVSTSSTTFRFGQPVTLTLKDADLNLKSDTIESYHTIDDPNSINVDTVGKDGEILLEIKLKDIRYKRCTINGIEYGGLASTGFSLVETGPSTGIFEGVFKMPSQICDKSGTKLISTAGGSLDAKYYDSRDNYGNPNVFSLLRDTPTSFYSSPKLSTYDVVKPISGKVEEIILSGSIDNPRRGIPLKIIISTPDGQTQNFAATLSNNGGYKSVISINENSLSGVYEINLFYNDSFIEKISFTVSNPLIPDWIKNNAQSWSSDNASDSEFIDGIEYFIEKGLIIKPSSAISDSEQKIPDWIKNNAKWWADDQISVEDFVKSIQYLLKKGIIRI; encoded by the coding sequence TTGAGCCTATTTGCAATTTTTTCAATTATATTAATAATTCCTGTAATTGAGGTTGAGGCATCAAGTAATCCAAACTTGTTTGTCTCTGCTGAAAATCCACAATTTGACAATCATTTTTCTGGCTCTATGGTGATTGAAGTAGTAGTAATCGATCCAAATCTAAGTGATACTGGTGAAGGTAAAGGCGAACCTGATGTTACTATTAATGGAAAATCGTTACGAATGGTACAGGCAACTGATGGAAGTTGGTATGCTTATTTTGCCAATGTTGACAAAGCCAGGAATGCTGATTCTACCGTTAGTGAAAATGGTGAAGGACTAGATTTTGGAGTTTTTTGTAGTAGGAATACCTCCTCATCTGTAATTGGAATTTCCCTTTCAGAGACTGATGGATTTGCTGTGCCTCGTTCCACCCCTGATTCTACTGATGGCACTTCTTCATTTACTTCATGTACTGGTTCTCCATCTGGTACGATTTGGAATAATGTTGTTAGAAATGCAAAGTCAATTAATACAAACTCCAACGTGCCTTCTGGACAAATAGGGCTGGATCCTAATGCATGGCCATTAATCCAACTTTATTCATTTAATGATGTTACAATTCAGTACAATCCTGCTGGCCAATCACAACAAGTTTTGCTAGAGTATGATGAGATTCCAAACATTTCAATGAGTCTTGATAGGGCACTTTATCCTGAAAATGCTGAAGTTTTTTTGTTAGTAAATGATTTTCAATTAAATCAAGATCCAACAGATGAAGACTCTTGGACTTTTGATGTGGGATCCACTCCATCTGTTTTTTATCAAGCATATGATAATTCTGGTTCTGATTCTGCAAATGGTGGATCTGGTTTAGTAGATTTAGATCCATATCTTTCAAGTATTGGTTTTGAGGATAATGGACAACTTTCTATATTCAAAAATTCCGTTCTTGAATTACAATCAAATAATGAGCAACCTGATACCAGTGTTTCTAATGGACCTGTAACATATTCCGAAATTATTACACTAGTTGAAGATGGTCCAAATTCTGGTATATTTGATACTGGTGATGATAATGATCAGTCTGTCTTGAAAATTTTAAATGATGCTCCACGAGGTCAAGCTGGCTCTATTACATATAATAAAAAATCTATCTCTGTTCTAACTGGTTCTTCATCAGCTAATGTTTCTCTAGGTGATCCTACTTTAACCATCGGTGATGGTTCCCAATCATTAAAGCCCGGATCTGAATTTCCAGTAATCCTTGTTGACTCTGATCAAAACATCAATTCTGATTCACGAGATCACCTCGATGTTTACCGTGCATCAGCACTTATTCCTTCCATCACTATAGGAAATCCTATCACTCTTGGAAATGCCCAAAATGTCTTATTTCATACATCTTCTTTACCTACAGGTGATGATGCAAATTCTTCCATGCCTGATTCTAACTCTGACCGACTCTATATTGATACTTCAAACGTAGCAAATGCCTCTTATGAAATAATTTCGCTGAATTTGGGAATTTCTGCATCTACGTTAGCTTCTACTTTAATTGATGTCTCTGAATCTGATACCCTGGGAACAAATTGGATTAATTATGATTTAAGATCTCTTAAAAATGATTTAGGAATCACTGATTTTACTGATACATCCTTTTCTCTTTATTTTGGAACTCTTACTGGATCATCCATAACTATAGTTGATGCCGGTGAAATTTCGTCATCAAAAGGATTTATTCAAATGGATGATTCTGATGTTGCAGATATTTCAGATCAAAGTGGAACTGTATTTCTTGTAATTGATTTTGATTCTTCTGATGATGATTCTGGTATGATTTTTGTTTCTGATGAAAGAAACAAACAACCAATTGTTTTTGATCTTTTTTCTTTTGGATTAGAAAATGATGTGAGTATAAACAATTCTATTTATCGTTTTGAATTAGAAGAAACTCAGGATAACTCTTCTACTTTTGAAGGCACTTTTGAATATGCTGTGGCAAATCAACTAAACATACTAGATCCAAATTTCATTCAAACCATACAAACCATTGATGATCAAATAAAAATTATCATAACAGATAGATTAATTGATGAAGAAGGACTTACAATATCTTATTCCGATTTGGATGAAGTTGGTGTATTCACAACAACTTCTACAAAATCTGATGCTGCTACAAATTCTGGTGTTGTATCAACATCTTCGACAACTTTCAGATTTGGACAACCTGTAACTCTAACTCTAAAAGACGCTGATCTAAATTTAAAAAGTGACACAATAGAAAGCTATCACACTATTGATGATCCTAATTCTATCAATGTGGATACAGTAGGAAAAGATGGAGAGATATTATTAGAAATCAAACTCAAGGACATTCGTTACAAGCGTTGTACCATAAATGGAATTGAATATGGTGGATTAGCTTCTACTGGTTTTTCTCTAGTTGAAACTGGACCTAGTACGGGAATTTTTGAAGGGGTGTTTAAAATGCCTTCACAAATTTGTGATAAATCTGGAACTAAATTAATTTCCACTGCCGGTGGCAGCCTTGATGCTAAATATTATGATTCAAGAGACAATTATGGCAATCCAAATGTTTTCAGTTTGTTGAGAGATACGCCTACTTCCTTTTACAGTTCGCCAAAACTTAGTACATACGATGTTGTAAAACCCATTTCAGGAAAAGTTGAGGAAATTATTCTTTCTGGAAGTATCGATAATCCTAGAAGAGGAATCCCGTTGAAAATAATTATTAGCACTCCTGATGGGCAGACTCAAAATTTTGCTGCAACACTATCTAACAATGGTGGCTACAAATCTGTGATTTCAATAAATGAAAATTCTTTGTCAGGTGTTTATGAAATTAATTTATTTTATAATGATTCGTTTATAGAGAAAATTTCATTCACAGTTTCTAATCCTCTGATTCCTGATTGGATCAAAAATAATGCACAATCATGGTCGTCTGATAATGCCTCTGACTCTGAATTTATTGATGGAATTGAATATTTTATTGAGAAAGGACTCATCATCAAACCCTCTTCGGCAATTTCTGATTCTGAACAAAAAATACCTGATTGGATCAAAAATAATGCAAAATGGTGGGCAGATGATCAAATCTCTGTTGAAGACTTTGTAAAATCAATTCAATACTTGCTCAAAAAAGGTATCATTAGAATATAA
- a CDS encoding CFI-box-CTERM domain-containing protein, which yields MKMRLTGFLAFALLSISILSYGISGAAFATSDPNPALPVSTDLDIVSNGGSVKLSGTIKDYDSSSGKGLTFIIKSPDNNIVGIGQLTPSSDGSFAKSIVAGGPLWKLNGDYIIEFHYGADSSEVSVNYVGADSEPVVNKPTEPEPKPEPEPEPKPEPEPEPTPEPEPTPEPEPTCGAGTELVNGICQVIKTEEPKGGGCLIATAAYGTELAPQVQFLREIRDNTIMSTSSGIAFMSGFNQLYYSFSPTIADMERENPMFQEAVRAFITPMISTLSIMTLADDGSEAEVLGLGISVIALNLGMYIAAPALIGFKVHKHIKSRK from the coding sequence ATGAAAATGAGGCTAACTGGATTCTTAGCATTTGCTTTATTGTCAATTTCAATTTTATCTTATGGTATTAGTGGTGCTGCATTTGCAACCAGTGATCCTAATCCTGCATTACCTGTATCTACTGATTTGGATATTGTTTCAAATGGTGGGTCTGTAAAATTATCTGGAACTATCAAAGATTATGATTCTTCATCTGGAAAAGGACTTACATTTATCATAAAATCTCCCGACAATAATATTGTCGGTATTGGACAACTGACACCAAGCTCTGATGGCTCTTTTGCAAAAAGTATTGTTGCTGGTGGCCCTCTTTGGAAATTAAATGGTGATTATATTATTGAATTTCATTATGGTGCAGATTCATCCGAAGTTTCAGTAAATTATGTTGGCGCTGATTCAGAACCTGTTGTCAATAAACCAACAGAACCAGAACCAAAACCTGAGCCCGAACCAGAACCAAAACCTGAGCCCGAACCAGAACCAACACCTGAGCCAGAACCAACACCTGAGCCAGAACCAACATGTGGAGCTGGCACTGAACTAGTTAATGGAATTTGTCAAGTGATAAAAACTGAAGAACCAAAAGGTGGTGGTTGTTTAATTGCTACTGCAGCATATGGAACAGAATTAGCACCACAAGTTCAGTTCCTTAGAGAAATTAGAGATAATACTATAATGAGTACTTCATCTGGAATTGCATTCATGTCTGGTTTCAACCAATTGTACTATTCCTTCTCACCAACAATTGCTGATATGGAACGAGAAAATCCTATGTTCCAAGAAGCTGTAAGGGCATTTATCACTCCTATGATTTCGACATTATCTATTATGACATTAGCTGATGATGGCTCAGAGGCTGAAGTTTTGGGATTGGGAATTTCTGTAATTGCATTAAACTTGGGTATGTATATTGCGGCTCCAGCATTAATTGGATTCAAAGTTCACAAACATATCAAGTCTAGAAAATAA
- a CDS encoding B12-binding domain-containing radical SAM protein, whose product MAGKRVVLTADRSLMTNYRGNFLYGFIACGPYEVLPEWVFDKVFCPSVETDPITGEVKVAQVGLRRIESSLIQGGYKREDVFMAHPEMLQKSIGPDTKVVGINVMDPLGMAPVTTTMSPEKLSYVAMKFKKMCASIIQLKKKYDFKVVVGGNGAWELAKSDRMKIHGIDTVVVGEADELAVDLFQDLEKNDAPELMHCFVRNLENIPIIEGPTINSLIEAMRGCGRGCDFCDVNKRSKKDLPLERLQHEAKINLDYGFDSVWLHSDEMLLYGCDNRDFVPNRDAIVDLWKGLKGLGANFIGTTHMTFSAVAADPLLMQQISQVNQQDKTGRWLATNLGIETVAPDMVKKHLGVKTKPFAPEEWGSVVREGAKILNENHWFPAATIIIGWPDETPDDIQYTIDMMSDFREMDFRGLVAPLLYQDFSEKNSMHFGNLNEAQFTLFWKCWENNLRVINDIIPIILRNKTYGPPMKVFMYGILKAGTWAIMRYLRGLCKDLFNGRTPDEIIDKYARSRSVSAPKIQTKKL is encoded by the coding sequence TTGGCTGGCAAACGTGTTGTTCTTACTGCTGATCGTAGTTTAATGACAAATTATCGAGGAAATTTTCTGTATGGATTTATCGCATGTGGACCATATGAGGTTTTACCTGAATGGGTTTTCGATAAAGTATTTTGTCCTTCTGTAGAAACTGATCCAATTACAGGTGAAGTAAAAGTTGCTCAAGTAGGACTAAGAAGAATTGAGAGTTCGTTAATTCAAGGAGGATACAAAAGAGAAGATGTATTCATGGCACATCCTGAAATGTTACAGAAATCAATTGGACCAGACACCAAAGTTGTAGGAATCAATGTGATGGATCCATTAGGAATGGCTCCAGTTACAACAACAATGTCCCCAGAAAAATTATCCTATGTCGCAATGAAATTTAAAAAAATGTGTGCTAGCATAATTCAACTCAAAAAGAAATATGATTTTAAAGTTGTAGTTGGAGGAAATGGGGCTTGGGAATTAGCTAAATCAGATAGAATGAAAATCCACGGAATTGATACAGTTGTTGTTGGGGAAGCTGATGAATTAGCAGTGGATTTGTTTCAAGATTTAGAAAAAAATGATGCGCCAGAACTTATGCACTGTTTTGTAAGAAACCTTGAAAATATTCCAATTATTGAAGGCCCTACTATCAATTCATTAATTGAAGCAATGCGAGGTTGTGGAAGAGGATGTGACTTTTGTGATGTAAACAAAAGATCAAAGAAAGATCTCCCATTAGAGAGATTACAGCATGAGGCAAAAATTAACTTAGATTATGGATTTGATTCTGTATGGTTACATTCAGATGAAATGTTACTCTATGGATGTGATAATAGAGACTTTGTACCAAATAGAGATGCCATAGTTGATTTGTGGAAAGGGCTCAAAGGCCTAGGTGCAAACTTTATTGGTACAACACATATGACATTTTCTGCTGTAGCGGCAGATCCATTATTAATGCAACAAATTTCACAGGTTAACCAGCAGGATAAAACTGGAAGATGGCTTGCAACAAATCTAGGAATTGAAACAGTTGCACCAGACATGGTAAAGAAGCATCTAGGAGTTAAAACAAAACCATTTGCACCTGAAGAATGGGGAAGTGTTGTAAGAGAAGGTGCAAAAATTCTAAATGAGAATCACTGGTTCCCAGCTGCGACAATCATAATTGGATGGCCTGATGAAACACCTGACGATATTCAATATACTATAGACATGATGAGCGACTTTAGAGAAATGGACTTTAGAGGTTTGGTAGCACCATTACTTTACCAAGACTTTAGTGAAAAGAATTCCATGCATTTTGGGAATTTGAATGAAGCACAATTTACCCTATTTTGGAAATGTTGGGAAAATAATTTACGTGTAATTAATGACATTATTCCAATTATTCTAAGAAATAAGACATACGGTCCTCCAATGAAGGTATTCATGTATGGAATTCTCAAAGCTGGAACTTGGGCAATTATGAGATATCTTAGAGGACTCTGCAAGGATCTATTCAATGGAAGAACTCCAGACGAAATAATCGACAAATATGCTAGAAGTAGATCAGTATCTGCACCTAAAATTCAAACTAAAAAATTATAG
- the larB gene encoding nickel pincer cofactor biosynthesis protein LarB: MEIHEILESVKEGKISINNAKKLLSLYSIEEVEGFVKIDINRRKRRGIPEVVFAETKELDEIKKITKKTLEKTNSLIISRIKKNDYPKILVFAKRLKVKIKTGKNSSSLLLFKNPIKFHGGKVGIMTAGTSDIGVAEESRLMCEAMNCKCITSYDVGVAGIQRVFPILKKMINEDVDCIIVAAGMEGALATLVSTLVDIPIIGIPTSVGYGYGEKGIAALASMLQSCSLGLSVVNIDNGIAAGGIAANIANRAIKKNYSS; encoded by the coding sequence TTGGAAATTCATGAAATTTTAGAATCAGTAAAAGAAGGAAAAATCTCAATTAATAATGCAAAAAAGCTATTATCACTTTATTCAATTGAAGAAGTCGAAGGATTTGTAAAAATAGATATCAATAGAAGAAAAAGAAGAGGCATTCCAGAAGTAGTTTTTGCTGAAACAAAAGAATTAGATGAGATTAAAAAAATTACAAAAAAAACTCTAGAAAAAACAAATTCACTAATCATCTCAAGAATAAAGAAAAATGACTATCCAAAAATTCTAGTATTTGCAAAGAGATTAAAAGTGAAAATTAAGACTGGGAAAAATTCATCATCGCTATTACTTTTTAAAAATCCAATAAAATTTCATGGGGGGAAAGTTGGAATTATGACCGCAGGTACTTCGGATATAGGAGTAGCTGAAGAATCCAGATTGATGTGCGAGGCAATGAATTGTAAATGCATTACAAGTTATGACGTAGGAGTGGCAGGAATCCAAAGAGTTTTTCCAATTTTAAAAAAAATGATCAATGAGGATGTAGATTGTATCATAGTTGCTGCAGGGATGGAGGGAGCATTAGCTACTCTAGTTTCAACTTTGGTAGACATTCCTATTATTGGAATTCCAACATCAGTGGGGTATGGATATGGTGAAAAGGGAATAGCAGCCTTAGCATCTATGCTTCAAAGTTGCTCTTTAGGACTATCTGTAGTGAATATTGATAACGGTATTGCTGCAGGAGGGATAGCAGCAAATATTGCAAACAGGGCAATCAAAAAAAATTATTCAAGTTAA
- a CDS encoding malate dehydrogenase: protein MITIIGSGKVGGDAALFSALKRLDDQILLLDVAEGLPQGEAMDINHMLSEQGIDVEVKGSNDFADMKGSNVVVVVAGSGRKPGMTRMDLLKINASIVKSVVENVKKYADDSMIIPVTNPLDPMAYITYKVSGFDRSRVFGMGGMLDLSRFRQFIHEATGHSRDSIRALVIGEHGENMLPLPRFSSVSGIPLSTFLPKEKLDELVTNTKQVAAKVIELKGATVHAPGNAISAIVESVVRDRKQVIPVATYLDGEYGHSDVTIGVPAIIGKKGVEKIIELDLNDEERQVFDKAVASVKSAISGIEI from the coding sequence ATGATTACTATTATTGGTTCAGGTAAAGTAGGCGGAGATGCCGCATTATTTTCAGCATTAAAGCGATTAGATGATCAAATATTATTACTAGATGTTGCTGAAGGTCTCCCCCAAGGAGAAGCCATGGATATCAATCACATGTTATCAGAGCAAGGAATTGATGTAGAAGTAAAAGGATCAAACGATTTTGCAGATATGAAGGGATCAAATGTTGTCGTTGTTGTGGCAGGTTCCGGAAGAAAGCCAGGAATGACCAGAATGGATCTTTTGAAAATTAATGCGTCAATTGTAAAGAGCGTAGTTGAGAATGTAAAAAAATATGCAGATGATTCAATGATAATCCCAGTAACAAATCCACTTGATCCTATGGCTTACATTACTTACAAGGTTTCTGGATTTGATAGAAGTAGAGTCTTTGGAATGGGAGGAATGCTTGATCTATCAAGATTTAGACAATTTATTCATGAAGCAACAGGTCATTCTCGTGATTCCATCAGAGCATTAGTAATTGGTGAACATGGAGAAAACATGTTACCACTGCCAAGATTTTCATCCGTATCAGGAATTCCATTATCAACTTTTCTACCTAAAGAGAAACTGGATGAATTAGTAACTAATACAAAACAAGTAGCAGCTAAAGTAATTGAATTAAAAGGCGCTACAGTTCATGCACCAGGAAATGCAATTTCTGCAATTGTAGAATCTGTTGTAAGAGATAGAAAACAAGTCATTCCAGTTGCAACATATCTTGATGGAGAATACGGTCATTCAGATGTAACAATAGGAGTTCCGGCAATAATTGGTAAAAAAGGAGTTGAGAAAATTATTGAATTGGATCTAAATGATGAAGAAAGACAAGTATTTGATAAAGCAGTTGCGAGTGTAAAAAGCGCCATCTCAGGTATCGAAATCTAA
- the larC gene encoding nickel pincer cofactor biosynthesis protein LarC, producing the protein MVLVIDPQIAGISGDMLLCSLVDLGADKNKIINGIKESEKFLSNSTIKKIDFSKVKKHGIESLQLILEIDEEIHERKGLEIKNAIVDSAKEINLSKKAKLFAESCINTLILSESKIHGIPEESVHFHEASSIDTLVDIIGITIALEDLDLFDEKIVCLPVSVGGGSVTFSHGTMSNPASAILEIFKNSKLTIKGNDANEELTTPTGACILVNLAHQSVKYYPSMKVESIGYGAGQKDFESFSNVLKIIRGSENNFEIDSVKILETNVDDISGEILGNLIEKIMVKGARDVSIYHGITKKGRPTNLVSVICTDDTLDEIVDTLVLETGTLGIRISDSDRFIVPRSNHNVSISLNGHTFQVHYKKSSFKGKVDFKIEFDDLKKISNIVDKSIKETDVLLRKEIEKLEVDNDHS; encoded by the coding sequence ATGGTTCTTGTGATTGATCCCCAAATTGCTGGTATATCTGGTGATATGCTTCTTTGCTCATTGGTGGATTTAGGAGCTGATAAAAATAAAATCATTAATGGAATCAAAGAATCTGAAAAATTTCTTTCAAACTCTACAATAAAAAAAATTGATTTTAGCAAAGTCAAAAAACATGGGATTGAATCTTTACAACTGATTTTAGAAATTGACGAAGAAATTCATGAAAGAAAAGGACTAGAAATTAAAAATGCAATTGTTGATTCTGCCAAAGAAATTAATCTTTCAAAAAAAGCAAAATTGTTTGCTGAATCTTGCATTAACACTCTAATCTTATCAGAATCTAAAATTCATGGTATTCCTGAAGAATCTGTTCATTTTCACGAGGCCTCAAGTATTGATACTCTGGTAGATATTATTGGAATTACAATTGCATTGGAAGATTTAGATTTATTTGATGAAAAAATAGTATGTTTGCCAGTATCAGTAGGGGGTGGGTCTGTAACGTTTTCACATGGGACCATGTCCAATCCTGCAAGTGCAATCCTTGAGATTTTTAAAAATTCAAAGTTGACAATTAAAGGAAATGATGCTAACGAAGAACTGACAACTCCAACTGGTGCCTGTATTTTAGTAAATTTGGCACATCAATCCGTAAAATACTATCCCTCAATGAAAGTAGAATCTATTGGATATGGGGCAGGTCAAAAAGACTTTGAATCTTTTTCAAATGTTCTAAAAATTATTAGAGGTTCTGAAAATAATTTTGAAATTGACTCTGTAAAAATCCTTGAAACAAATGTTGATGACATCTCAGGAGAAATCTTGGGAAATCTGATTGAGAAAATCATGGTGAAAGGAGCACGAGATGTCTCTATTTACCATGGAATTACAAAGAAAGGAAGGCCAACAAATCTTGTATCTGTGATTTGCACTGATGACACTCTTGATGAAATAGTTGATACATTGGTGTTGGAGACTGGAACTTTGGGAATTCGAATTTCTGATTCTGATAGGTTTATTGTTCCTAGATCAAATCATAATGTTTCTATATCTTTGAACGGGCATACTTTTCAGGTACATTACAAAAAATCTTCATTTAAAGGAAAAGTTGATTTTAAAATAGAATTTGATGATCTTAAGAAAATTTCGAATATAGTTGATAAATCCATTAAAGAAACAGATGTATTGCTGAGAAAAGAAATTGAAAAATTGGAGGTGGATAATGACCACTCTTGA
- the larE gene encoding ATP-dependent sacrificial sulfur transferase LarE produces MTTLENLANWFEDKNKVMIALSGGVDSALVAYAAFQKLGNSAIAVTADYKTLSAEELDTAKQICSEIGIQQLLLDYSELENEDFTKNDSNRCFHCRMELGEHLVKLANEHNVDVIVDGTNLDDLGDFRPGIEALKQNGIRSPLVETNFSKSKIRETAKMIGLSVHDKPSNSCLASRIPWGQRVTAEKLIRIEFSETIVKQLTNVKQVRVRDIDGSARIEVEKHMISKFDEMILKQLTEKLKMIGFNSVEVDQEGYKPGKINVIAD; encoded by the coding sequence ATGACCACTCTTGAAAATCTTGCAAATTGGTTTGAGGACAAAAATAAGGTGATGATTGCACTTTCTGGTGGGGTTGACAGTGCGTTAGTAGCATATGCTGCATTCCAAAAACTAGGAAATTCTGCTATTGCCGTAACTGCTGATTACAAAACTTTGTCTGCAGAAGAACTTGATACTGCCAAGCAAATTTGCTCAGAGATTGGAATCCAACAACTTCTTTTGGATTATAGCGAACTTGAGAATGAAGATTTTACAAAAAATGATTCAAATCGATGTTTTCATTGTAGAATGGAATTGGGTGAGCATTTGGTTAAATTGGCAAATGAGCATAATGTGGATGTAATTGTTGATGGGACAAATCTTGATGATTTGGGTGATTTCAGGCCTGGAATTGAGGCATTAAAACAAAATGGAATCCGTAGCCCCCTTGTAGAGACAAATTTTTCAAAATCAAAAATTAGAGAAACTGCCAAAATGATAGGACTGTCTGTACATGACAAGCCGTCCAATTCATGTTTAGCATCAAGAATTCCTTGGGGGCAAAGAGTAACTGCGGAAAAATTAATTCGAATTGAATTTAGCGAAACTATAGTTAAACAACTAACCAATGTGAAACAAGTTAGAGTGCGTGATATAGATGGCTCTGCAAGAATTGAAGTTGAAAAACACATGATATCTAAATTTGATGAAATGATCTTAAAACAATTAACTGAGAAATTAAAGATGATTGGATTTAATTCTGTTGAAGTTGATCAAGAAGGGTATAAACCAGGAAAAATTAATGTGATTGCAGATTGA